GCGGAGGCCATCTCGGACTCGACCGTCCGTCTCGTCACCAACCACACCTGCAGCGGCAACCCCCTCCGCTTCCGGACCGGGGACGTCGACGTGCGCCTGGACGAGAGATGGCGCGAGGACCTGCCGACCCGGAGCAACCGGCTGGTCACGACGATGACGCTGCCGCTGCTGCGCCTCTTCGACTACGTAGGACGTCGCCATGACTGATCTTCCCTCCGTGACCGTCACCATCCCGACGCACGACCGGCCGGAGCAGGTGCGGCTGGCCATCGAGCGCGCCCTGGCGCAGGACTACGCCGGGCCGCTCGACGTCATCGTGGTCTACGACAACGCCGAGCCCGACCGCGCGCTGCAGACAGAGGCCGACGCGCCACGCCCCGTCAGGGTGATGAGCAACGAGCGGACCCCTGGACTGGCGGGGGCCCGCAACACGGCGACCCTCCACGCGACCGGCGACCTCGTCGCGTTCTGCGACGACGACGACTACTGGGCACCCTCCAAGCTGCGACGTCAGGTGGAGGAGCTGAGCGCGGAGCCGCGCGCCGAGCTCGTCACCTGCTCGATCCTGGTCGAGTACGACGGTCGGTCCACCCCCCGGCTGGCCGGGGTCGACCGGGTGACCCACCCGATGCTGGTGCGTTCACGGATGGCCATGCTCCACTCCTCGACCTTCGTCTTCCGCCGTGCTGCCCTCCTGGGTGGCCTGGGACTCATCGACGAGGACATCCCCGGCAGCCAGAACGAGGACTGGGACATCCTCCTGCGCGCAGCCGAGCGAGGACCGATCGTGCACGTGGACGAACCTCTCGTCCACGTGGTGTGGGGGGCGACCTCGTTCTTCTCGCGGCGCTGGGACACGAAGATCGACAGCTCGGAGTGGATGCTCCGACGTCACCCGGCCATCGCGCAGGACTCCAAGGCCGCCTCGCGCCTGATGGGTCAGATCGCCTTCGCCCACGCCTGCAGCGGCCATCGCAAGGACGCAGCCTCGTGGGTCGTGCGGACCCTGCGGCACAATCCGCTGGAGCTCCGTGGCCCGTTGGCGGCAGCGGTGGCCGTCTGGCCGCGGGCCGGCGGGACCGTCCTGAACGTGCTGCACCGTCTAGGACGTGGTGTGTGACCTACTCCGACCTGCTCGTGGCATCATCGGGCGGCCACCTGGAGGAACTCGTCGAGCTGACCTACCAGCTGGACCCTCCGCCCAGGCGGCCGCTCTGGGTCACCACGCGGACGGTGCAGTCGGAGTACCTGCTGGCGGGGAAGGAGGTCGTGTGGACTCCTGCCGTCGGATCGCGGCAGGGGTGGCGGGCCCTCCGGTCCCTCCCACGCGCTCACCGCCTCGTGCGGCGCCACCGTCCCGGACGGGTCATCTCGACCGGAGCCGCCCTGGCGGTGCCCTACCTGCTGGCGGCCCGGGCCGCCGGGGCGAGCGTGCACTACATCGAGAGCGCCACCCGGCTGCACGGCCCCTCCCTCAGCGGACGGATCCTGGAGCTCGTCCCCGGGGTGCACCTGCACCACCAGGCCTTCCTGGAGCCGCGGCACGGATGGCAGCGCACGGGCAGCGTGTTCGACGCGTTCCGGTCGGGGCCGGAGCGCGAACCCACCGACACCAACGCCCTGCTCATGGTCGGGACCGAGCGGTTCCCGTTCCGACGGGCGGTGGACCTCCTGACGTCGGTGCCGGACCAGACGTGGGTCGCCCAGACGGGCCACACCCCCGTCGACCACGACGACCCACGGTGCCGGCAGTGGATGCGCCCGGACCTCCTGGCCGACCTGGTCACGAGGTCGGGGCTCGTCGTCACGCACGCGGGCGTCGGCTCCATCCTGCTCGCGCTGAGAGCCGGACGACATCCGGTCGTCGTGCCACGTCTGCACCGGCTGGGCGAGCACGCGGACGACCACCAGGTGCAGCTGGCCGACGACCTCGAGCGTCGAGGGCTGGTCAGCGTCCTGCGCCCGGACGACGACCCCGGCCCGGTCCTCGCGGAGGCGAGGCGCCGCAGCACCGTGCGGAATCAGCCTGCGACCCTCGACCTCGCGCGCTGATCAGCCCGGCTGCTCCGACAGGACGGCGTCGAGGTCGAAGCTGAGGTCCCGGGTCCCGCGGTAGTTCAGGT
This genomic window from Serinicoccus chungangensis contains:
- a CDS encoding glycosyltransferase family 2 protein, with product MTDLPSVTVTIPTHDRPEQVRLAIERALAQDYAGPLDVIVVYDNAEPDRALQTEADAPRPVRVMSNERTPGLAGARNTATLHATGDLVAFCDDDDYWAPSKLRRQVEELSAEPRAELVTCSILVEYDGRSTPRLAGVDRVTHPMLVRSRMAMLHSSTFVFRRAALLGGLGLIDEDIPGSQNEDWDILLRAAERGPIVHVDEPLVHVVWGATSFFSRRWDTKIDSSEWMLRRHPAIAQDSKAASRLMGQIAFAHACSGHRKDAASWVVRTLRHNPLELRGPLAAAVAVWPRAGGTVLNVLHRLGRGV
- a CDS encoding glycosyltransferase, whose product is MTYSDLLVASSGGHLEELVELTYQLDPPPRRPLWVTTRTVQSEYLLAGKEVVWTPAVGSRQGWRALRSLPRAHRLVRRHRPGRVISTGAALAVPYLLAARAAGASVHYIESATRLHGPSLSGRILELVPGVHLHHQAFLEPRHGWQRTGSVFDAFRSGPEREPTDTNALLMVGTERFPFRRAVDLLTSVPDQTWVAQTGHTPVDHDDPRCRQWMRPDLLADLVTRSGLVVTHAGVGSILLALRAGRHPVVVPRLHRLGEHADDHQVQLADDLERRGLVSVLRPDDDPGPVLAEARRRSTVRNQPATLDLAR